A DNA window from Niabella yanshanensis contains the following coding sequences:
- a CDS encoding 3-keto-disaccharide hydrolase codes for MKQIIGTALLLAFGIGSHAQKGWQSLFDGKTLAGWNKVAGAAKYMIEDNAIVGVTVVNTPNTFLLTDKTYSDFILELDVKIEDNATNSGIQFRSNYDASAANGKGKVSGYQYELDPSPRAWTGGIYDEARRGWLYPLDLNDAARVAYKKGQYNRVRIECKGAVTQTFVNGIPAAILVDTMNTSGYIALQVHSIGASKVDGQKIYWKNIRVNTSDVKLSPVKNVYTVNNIPNNLSSPEKSQGWSLLFDGKTMKGWRSAKGNSFPSKGWGIENGELKVLPSDGAESMNGGDIVTNKEYAAFDLTFQFKLTPGANSGVKYYVTLKEKNEGSAIGPEYQILDDKLHPDAKLGKDGNRTMASLYDLIASKKDPRAFKAIGQWNTGRILAQENGQVTYFLNGIPLVQFVRGSEDFKKLVAGSKYKEWQRFGEAEKGHILLQDHGNEVSFRSIKVKELSK; via the coding sequence ATGAAACAAATAATAGGCACAGCCTTATTACTGGCATTTGGCATCGGCTCGCATGCCCAAAAAGGCTGGCAATCGCTATTTGATGGGAAAACGCTTGCTGGATGGAACAAGGTAGCCGGCGCCGCTAAATATATGATAGAAGATAATGCTATCGTTGGGGTAACAGTGGTGAATACGCCTAATACTTTTTTGCTTACCGATAAAACATACAGTGACTTTATCCTGGAGCTGGATGTGAAAATAGAAGATAATGCTACTAATTCGGGCATCCAGTTCAGGAGTAATTACGATGCATCAGCTGCCAATGGTAAAGGAAAGGTTTCCGGATATCAATACGAGCTGGACCCCTCGCCCAGAGCCTGGACCGGTGGCATATATGACGAAGCACGCAGAGGCTGGCTGTATCCGCTTGACTTAAATGATGCAGCTAGGGTAGCCTATAAAAAAGGGCAGTATAATAGGGTGAGAATTGAATGCAAGGGAGCAGTAACACAAACCTTTGTCAATGGTATACCGGCAGCCATTTTGGTGGATACGATGAACACCAGTGGGTATATAGCCTTACAGGTGCATAGCATAGGGGCCAGCAAGGTAGATGGTCAAAAGATATATTGGAAGAATATCCGGGTCAATACCAGCGATGTAAAGTTGTCACCTGTTAAAAATGTTTATACGGTTAACAATATCCCAAACAATTTGTCGTCGCCGGAAAAAAGCCAGGGCTGGTCTTTGCTATTCGACGGAAAAACCATGAAGGGGTGGCGGAGCGCTAAAGGCAATAGCTTTCCTTCGAAAGGATGGGGCATCGAAAACGGGGAGCTTAAAGTACTCCCTTCCGATGGTGCTGAATCTATGAATGGCGGAGATATTGTAACCAATAAAGAGTATGCAGCATTTGATCTCACTTTCCAATTTAAATTAACACCCGGGGCTAATAGTGGCGTCAAATATTATGTGACTTTAAAAGAAAAGAATGAAGGATCCGCCATTGGTCCCGAATACCAGATATTAGACGATAAGCTGCACCCCGATGCCAAATTGGGAAAAGATGGTAATCGTACGATGGCCTCGCTATACGATCTTATTGCATCTAAAAAAGACCCCAGGGCTTTTAAAGCCATTGGTCAATGGAATACCGGACGAATACTGGCGCAGGAAAACGGCCAGGTTACTTATTTTCTGAATGGAATACCGCTGGTTCAATTTGTAAGAGGTTCAGAAGATTTCAAAAAATTAGTAGCCGGGAGTAAATACAAAGAGTGGCAACGCTTTGGAGAAGCTGAAAAAGGTCATATTCTCTTACAGGATCATGGGAATGAAGTAAGCTTCAGAAGTATAAAAGTTAAAGAGCTATCAAAGTAA